The DNA window AAGTTATCTTTTTGGGTATCAATATCCGTAATTTCATGATACCATTGCTGATCATTTCCATGCCACGCAGATTGAACAAGTAACAAATCTGGTTTTTCTCTTGTTAAAATCTCTCTCCAACTATGAGGATATAATGGAATAAGATTACATTCATATTTAAGCCACTCATAACCAAATGTATCTACGATAGAAGCAATTTTTAAAGGGTATGACACTGCTTTCACCTTCTCCATATAAATTTATACTAAACTGTAATATGCGGTACATAATTTTTTGTGTACATAACAATGTTACATTTTCTTAAAAATTCATCGTCATCTATTTCGCAAATATATTCATTCATTGAATGCTGTTTGCTATACACATAGTTAAACCTATCAGTTGAATATAGTCTTATTCCTCTACTCACACAATCTTTAGAAAAAATTGCCATAGTCTTAACTGTTGTATCAGTAAATTTTATTTCCTCCCATACCTTCTTTTTCATAATGAAGGCTGAACCACATAAAAAATCAACATATCGATTTTCCAAATTAGGAAATCTTACTACCAAAGTATTACTACCTTCTAAATATGCATAGTATGTGTATTTTCCAACAACATCTGCATTTGTATATTTAAAAGCATTCATCAAATCACCTAGAAATTCTGGTGCGTAGTAATTATCATCATCAAATTTAGATATATATCCATAACTTGTATGTTTTATAGCAAAATTAAGACATTTTCCTAATGATTTTCTTTCATCAAGTTGAAATACTTTTACATTGTTATATGATTTGGCTTGATTTTCCAATTGTTTTAGATTCATAGAATTATTATTTAAAATAATAATTAGCTCTTTCTTCTTATAATTTTGTCTTTGAAAATTATTAAATATTTTTTCTATATTATCAATTCTATTGGTACAGGTAATAATAGATATCCCTGGTATTTCTTTCTTTTCATAGGATAAACCAGCCTTTTCTAAAATTGTTTCTATCCTATGTTCATAGGTATGTTTATAAAATACTTCTCTTTGCCCTATTATTGATAATCGTTCCCTTAACTCTTTGTTATTCAGTAAAATATCTAAATATTTATTCACATCTTCTTCACTTTTACAAAGTTTTACAATTCCTGGCAGCATCCTTTCTATTCCTTGACTATAACTACTAATTACATTTATTCCTGATGCTAACAATTCAAAAATTCTTCTTGAAAACATAGTTAGACTATTTTTAACTAAATTAACATTTAGAAATACATCATATTTTTTGTAAGTTCGAATCATTTGTTCATAGGAAAGACTTCCTTTTATATATGATTGATAAGTAGTTGGAAACTTATAATTATCATCTTTAGTACAGTGATGCATTCTATCATAAATGTGTAAATTATATTTAAAAGCAGGCTTTAAAATCATTTTCATGTCTTTTATTCTTTCTGGAAACTTTTTATACCATGTTCCTGCAAAAGCAACCTTTCCTAATGAAATCCTCCCTCTATTAATAGGATTGTGTATTTTAGGCTGTGCTGCAAATGGTAACACATAAATATTGTTATGTCCTATTATTTTTTTATATTCTTCTATGCACGCTTCTTCTGTTGTAAAAACATAGTCAAACAATTTTGCAGACTCAATGAAATATGAAAAAAACAAAGGATCCTCTTTGTTCCAAAAAACAGTAGGAATATTATATTTTCTACATGTACACACCAAATTTTCAAGTGTTTTGTCATTTGTCGTATTTATATTAGCAATTTTATTTGTCCATTTTCCATTGTTTCCTTCCCATGCTGACTCAACTAAAAGCATTTTAGGTTTTTTACTAATAATTATATTTTCCCAATCATTTATATCCAATGAAATCAATTGCATTTCATGTTTAAAGCATTCATAGCTAAATTTATCTAAAATCGATGCTACTTTTAACTTATTTCTTTTCATTTTAAAATTTTCATTTTTAGTACGACTAGACATTGTCTTCCTCCTTCTTTATAAATTTCAATTTAGAGCATAAAAAAATTATACATTTAATTTTTGAAATCTATTTTCCCTAATATACTAATATGTTTTCCCTATTTCTGTTGTGAAATATAACATACTAAAAACTAAAATATCATCATACATTGGTACACTTTGTACTATAAATTCATAATATATTTTAAGAACCTTTAAATAAAATATTATTTATAAGAAAGAAAATGATTCACCCTTTAGAATTGGAGGAATAATCAATGAAAGTATATGTTTTTGGTCTTGGCCATATTGGCTTACCTATGACTACTTGGATAGCCTTACAGGATCACCAAGTAACAGGGATTGATATAAATCCCCAAGTTGTTGAAAGTATTAAAAATGGTACTATAAATATTCATGAACATTATAATAATATACACATTTCAAAAGTTGCTCAAAATCTAATAACTGAAAAAAAATTATCTGTTCATACAAATTATAATAGAACAAATAGTGAACCTTCTGTTTTTATCATCACAGTAGGTATAGCTGCATTAAATAATGGATTCCAGGACATTTCACCCATACAAAATGTTTTAGATACTATTCTACCTACCCTTGTAGATGAAGATCTGCTACTTTTTAGAACAACAATGATTCCAGGTACATGTGATAAATTAGTCCTTCCACAACTACAAAAGCTTAATAAAAACATCCATCTAGCCTATACACCTGAAACTATTTTAGAAACCCGTGCTTTTGAAGAGTTTCAAAAAAACCAAAGAATTCTTGCTGCAATAGATGATGAAAGTTATTCTATAGCAGAATCTTTTTTAAAAAGTTTATCCGATACAAAAATCTACAGAGCTTCTACTATCAAAACTGCCGAGATGGTCAAAGTAGTTCAAAATATCTCTAGAGATGTAGATATTGCTTTTATTAACGAATTAAGTGAAGCAGCATCTTATTTAGGCGTAGATATTTATGAACTTAGAGCATTAGTCAATACCCATCCTCGGGTTGAACTTCTTAAACCTGGTCCTGGTGTTGGTGGATATTGTCTTCCAAATGCGCTCAGATACCTAGAAGAAGCTTTTGAAGATAAAACTCAGGTTTCTATATCCTTAATGCAAAAAGCTAGAAGATTAAATGATAACAGGCCTCAAAAAATCGTTGAAATTGTTAAAAGTGCACTAAATGATATAGGTAAAGATATTGAAGGATCAACAATTGCCATTGTTGGATTAGCCATGAAAGATTATTGTGCTGATTGCAGGTATAGTCCTGCACTAGATATTGCATCCCTATTGGTAGATGATAGCGCGAAAGTTCAAGGATATGATCCACTTGTACCACTGACCTATCCTTTCCAAGTAGATTCGTTTTTATCTTGTATCAAGAATGCTGATTGTATAGTCATTACAGCAAAACAAGATCATATTGCATTTGATATTGAACAGATTTGTAATAATATGAATAAACTACCAGTAGTCGTAGATACAAGAAATGTTTTTCCTAACGACCCACGTATTAAGCTTTATAGATGCTAATAAAAGGTTGTGACAATATGTCCTATAAAAAAGTTGTTGCCATTACTGGAGGTGCTGGAGTAATTGGTTCCCATTTAGTAGAGTTTCTATTAAATTTACACTATACAGTCATTGTCATAGATAATTTATCTAGTGGAACTACTGCTAATTTGCCCAAATCAAAAAATCTTCATTTTTTCAAAAAAGATATAAGGGATGAATCCATTGAAAGTATTTACAAAAAGTATGAACCAAAAACGATTTTTCACTTAGCTGCTCATTACGCCAATGAATTATCTATTAAAGAACCCATATACGATCTAAATGTTAACACTATTGGTACACTAGTACAATTAGAGCTAGCAAAAAAAATAAATGTAGATCGATTTGTATATGCTTCGACCTCTTGTGTTTATGCACCTTCAGAAAATCCATTAACAGAAGATTCTCCCCTATCTCCTCATACGCCTTATGGCATATCTAAGTTAGCAGGAGAATATTATTGTAATTATTTTAGAAAAAACTTCAATTTACCAATAACTATACTAAGATATTTCAATTCTTATGGCCCTAAAGAAGCTAGCAACTTTTATCGAGGGGTTGTCCCTCGCTTTATAGAAAGAGCCCACAAAGGACTTAATATTATTATTACTGGAGATGGAAAAGAAAAACGTGACTTTACCTATGTAAAAGATACAATTAAAGGAACCTGCCTTGCAGCTTTTCAAAAAAATGGAGAAAACCAAATTCTTAATATTGGAACTGGTCATGCTACAACAATTTTAGATCTATCAAAACACATATGTAATCTATCAGAAAAAAATATAAAAATCGAATATACAAATCGCCGTTCATGGGATGAAACAATAACTAGAACAGCAGATATAAAAAAAGCTAAACATCTTTTAGGCTTTCAAGCAAAATATTCACTTTCTCAAGGATTATCAGAAACATGGAATTGGTATCAAAGCAAAGTATAATCTATCCAAAATATTGTATAAATATTTGATTTTTACAATATAATAATTCATAAAATGAGAATCCTAGTTAGGATTCTCATTTATTTTATAATAATGATTTCTGAATAACAGAAGCAGCACCATCAAGTGTACCGTTTCTTAAAGTAGGATGTCGTGCAATAATTCCCATTTTTCCATCCCCATTGAAATCTGCAACAAATGGTTGCATCTCACTATCTGCTGCCCAAGGTTGTAATACTCTACCATAAGGACGAAATTGACTTCCTGTACTTAATGCTACTTGCCAATCTCCTCTTGAGACATCTACAACCAATATATCAGTTTTTCCATCTCCATCAAAATCTCCAACTAAAGGTGTCCAATAATTACCCACAGCCCATGTTCTTAACCAACTTGCTTTTGGATTAAATTTTGTTCCATCACTTAAAGCTACCTGCCAATCTCCTGTATCAGGATTCCAAACAACTAAATCATCAATCCCATCCCCATTAAAATCTCCAACTAACGGAACCAAATAGTCACCTACTCCCCATGCCTTTAACCAACTTGCTTTTGGATTAAATTTTGTTCCATCACTTAAAGCTACCTGCCAATCTCCTGTATTAGGATTCCAAACAACTAAATCATCAATCCCATTCCCATTAAAATCTCCAACTAATGGAACCCAATAGTTACCTACTGCCCATGGTTTTAACCAACTTGCCTTTGGATTAAGTCGTAATCCATCATATAAAGCAACCTGCCAATCCCCATTTTGAGGATTCCACGCAACAACATCATCATTTCCATCCCCATTAAAATCTCCTATTAAAGGCTTCCAATAATCTCCCACAGCCCAGTTAGATACTACCATGTTTGTGGAAAAAATATCATTATTTACTTGTCGTGATGGGAAATTTTCTACATTTCCTGTTGTATAATACCAAGTTCCTGTATTAGGTTGCCAAATAATTAAACCCATTTTATCTTTGCATTTTCCTACAAAAAAAACATTTTCTTTTCCTGGGAAAAAATTAGTTATTCTTCCCGATGGTATAAAGCTCACTAAACTCAGCAAAGGAACAAAAGTAAACCCATCTTCTTTGAAACAACGAATAAGTCTTTTAAGATAAGAGTTATCATCATAAACAATTCCTGCTGGGGTAATCTCAATGAAAGGAAATTCTAAATAAGGATGATAATAAAAGGCAGCAACATCTTCTTCCGTATAGTTTTTAATTTCTTCACAAATTCTCTCTATATCTACATCTGGATCTGATGCCTTTACATAGGCCAATGGTGTAGGAACATATATGACCCCTCTATAAAAGGGCATATCCGTATCTCTAATTGAAATCCTTCTAGAAGTAGAATTTAATGGATCTGGTTGAAAAAAGATACCTGACCAGCTTTCTAAAATACACCTTTGTATTTCATCAGCACTATAATGTGGTGTAGAATATCCCCAGTCAAGGGTAAGTCCTGAACCTTGATACGCTCTGTATCCTTGAAGCATTCTGCTTGATGCATATGAATTTAAAAAAGCATCTCGATCAGACAAAGCTTCTGGTGAATCATTAGGAGGACAATTTTGAGAACATGATGAATAATAGAATTCATATCCAGCTGCACTCTCTGATCGAAAATATTGATGTGTATATCCATGCATTCCTAATGATGCACCATAACAACTATCTATACATTTTAATGTATTATTAAATAGCGTAATATAGGGATCAGAAATTTGTTCAATAGATTTATCATACCAAATAACAGGATTTACAAATCGAGATATTAGAGATATATGAAATGGAACTTTTTCTGAATTTAAATAGTCTGCCATGGCTTTTAACTTCAATAAACCTTCTTGTGTACTATATGGACCCCCAGGTCCAACATCCTCAAAACGTATAAGGGCCCTTTTCATTATAAAACAACTCCTTTTTTGATTTTGTAATTCATTTCAATTGCAATTTTTTATAATCAAACAAACTCCCAATCCTAATAATCTCATATACTCCCTGTGGAGATATTTTAGACTTTCTCAATAATCTTAAAGCTTTGTCTAAATCCTGTTCCTTTATATAAATAGCAGAATGACATGATTTTGCTATAGCTCTAGGAGCTTTTCTCAAAGTATTTTTTATTTCACTTCTATTAAATAGCTGTTCAATATAATATCCATGATAATTTGATGAAAAAACAATTAAATATTTTTCATGACTATAAACCATTCTCTTCAACTCCATAGTATTTTTGATATATTATATTCTCAGATTCACTATCTTGACTATAAATTCACAAAAAAATAAACCCACATCATGTGGGTTATTGAATACTTTTATGAATATATTCTGATGTTATTAATTGAAGTAGAGCACCATATTCAACATTGAATCTTATTTCATCTCCAACCTTTAAATCCTTTTTAGCATCTGTCACATCAACAATTAAATGATCACTACTTGCTCCAAGAATCTCCATATTTTTATCCATTGGAATTAAATTATCAATAGACACATCCTGCCTTCCTACAGCTAGAATAGCTCTTTTTCTAATTCCTTTATCTACAAAGGTTGGGGTATTTCCAAATGCATCCATTCCAATTTCCCCAATAGGAACAGACGGCTTTTCCTTTAACTCAATAATTTCTGCAATAAAAGTGAATGCATCTTGATAAGTGTCTTTAATATCAGCACCATAAGCTGTTTCTCTTCCTAATACAATGGCTTCTCCTAGTCTTAAATGATTAATTTTCTTAGGCATTTCTTCCTTTTCTAATAAATAAAGGCTACTTGAATTTCCCCCTGATATAATTTCTAAGGTAATACCAAATTCTTTTTCTATGGTCTCTGCTAGTTCTGAAAGCAACCCTAAATTTTCATTTGATGGAATAACTCCGCCATAGCAGGTTAAATTTGTTCCCATTCCTATTAATTTTATCCCTTTAAATTTTAATATTTCTTTTACTGTATGAATTACATCACTTCTCCATACCCCTTCCCTTAAATCACCTAAATCTACCATTAATACAATATTATGAACTTTACTTTGCTTAATGGCTTCTTTCGAAAGAGATTCAATAGTTTGCAGTTCTGAATTTAAGCTCATATCTGCATATTTTACTACATCCTCAGCTTGACTAATCATAGGTAATCTTAGAAGCATCTTCGGAATTTTTATATTTTCTAACTTTTTTAGATTTTCTACTCTTGAATCAGCAAGCATATCTATACTACCGTCTACCATTGCTTTTGCAATTTTAGGAATAGCACAAAATACTTTTGTTACCCCTGCAAGCTTAATATTTTTTTTATCACATACTTCTTTCAAAACGGATGTATTGTGTCTTATTTTGCTTAAATTTACTTCTATTCTAGGACAAACGTTCACATTTTTCCCCTCCCTTTAAATAAATAGCCGGGATTCATCCCGGCTTAGTCTATTCCTAAACTTTGTTTCATTAATGATAAAGCAGCTTCTGGATATCTTTTTGATAAAACTCCAAGAGATGCCATAATATAGTCATTGTCTACTAATATTTCTGCTTCTTTTTTAGGGAATAATTCATCCCCTTTATTATTAAGGGCAATCGTCTTCATAATTTCTACCCGATTCGGAAGTCTTGTCAAAGCACCTCCAGTTCCTACGATATATTGAACCATAGTTAAGTCTTTACCTTCTGCGATCGTTTTCTTTCCACCCGGTCCATATAAATGTCTAAATTTTCCTGCATGTCTTCTAACAGCTGTCAACACAGCTTCTTTTGTCAACTCTTCAACAAATCTTTTCTCTATTTCTTCTGTTGGAATAGGTTTATGATTCTTTATTAACTCTTCAACTTCTTCTTCAGATATTTCCATTCTTTTACTGATTTCTTCAACCCCTAGCCGCTCAACAATATTTCTCATATTTACATATACACCCAAATCCCCTTCAACAGTTCTTTTTGCAATAGGTTCTGGACTAATCAATATTCTATTGACTTGCTCACTTCCCTCAGTAACTGAATGTAAATCCGTTGTAGCTCCACCCACATCAATAACTACCAAATCTCCAATTTCTTCTTTCAAAAGCTTTGCTGCTAGCATAACAGCCCCAGGTGTTGGTATAATAGGACCATTGACCATCTCTCTTACGCGACTCATTCCTGGAGCATGTATGATATGTTCTTCAAATACCTCTTGAATGACCCTCCTTGTAGGTTCTACATTTAATTGGTCAATCTTAGGATATACATTTTCTGTCACATATAATTTGTTTGGTTGATCTTTAAAAATTTCAATGATCTCATCTTTATTCTCAATATTCCCTGCATAGACAATAGGTGTGTCGATACCCATCTCTCCAATTAATTCTGCATTATAGAGAGCCGTATCTCTTTCTCCATAATCTACGCCACCTGCAACTAATATAAGATTAGGTTTTACTTCCATAATCTTTTTCAAATCAGTTTTTCTAAGTTTCCCTCCAGTAACTCTATGAATGATGCCTCCAGCCCCTAATGCAGCTTCTTTAGCAGCACGAACTGTCATATCATAAACAAGTCCGTGAACAGTCATCTTAAGGCCTCCTGCTGCACTACTAGTTGCAATCATCTCATCATAGGTTAAATCATCAATATTTAAATTTATTTTAAGATTTTCTATTGCTCCTTGTAATCCAATGGTTACATCTCCATCTAATACACTTGTAGGAGCCTGACCTTGCCCTAAAAATTTAGGGCGGTCAGTGTGTATGTTTGAAAAAGCATTGATTACTGTCGTAGTACTTCCAATCTCTGCAACTAAAATATCAATTTTCATTATTCATTTCCCTTCTTTTATTAACAAAGAATGTAGCCACATGAATTCCTTTAGATCCTCTTCCAAATCCAGCATCTACCCCTTGTTTTACTGCAATTTCAGGTGTAACTTGTGTTCCTCCACAAGCGATCATAATTTTATCTCTAATCCCTTTTTCTACACATAATTCATGAATTCTTTTCATGTTTTTATAATGAATATCATCATGACTAATAATTGTAGAAGCTAAAATTGCATCTGCATTAAGTTCAATAGCAGCATCCACAAGCTTTTCTACTGGACAAGAAGTTCCAAGGTATTCAACTTCTACACCCCATTTTTCTATACCACCATGTTTAATATCAATAATTTCTCGAAGCCCAACAGAATGCTCATCCTCTCCTACAGTTGCAGCAACAACCTTTAGAGGATTTTTTTCAAGTTCAGCCCATAGTTCCTCATCACTAAGAACTTCAGGTTCTTCAGGTATTTCTAATTTACTAATATCTACATCAAAATCAACTTTTCCCTTTACTTGTATCCTTGTTCCTTCAGATGGATGCATCATTTCTGAATGGATTACCTCAGGATCAGTTAGATTCATTTTTTTAGCAAATTCTAATGCTGCAAATTCAGCAACTCTTTTACTTGTTGGAAGGAATATTTCAAGTTGAACGGTTCCATCTGCTAACCATTCAACCTCAGGTTTCACAAAATTAGAATTTCTATATTTTTCACTTTCATCTAAACGCATATATACATTATCATTTTCATCTAATTCATCAATAAAGATAATTTTTTCAGGTTTTTCAAAGGTACAACCATCAATTAATTTTGCTGGATCATCTACGGCCGTCTCATCATATTGTGCCACATTATTGTATCCATAATGAGCAGTTACAGGTGCGAAATAGTCTTCATCTCTCTCAAAAACAGTTCCTGCACCAACCCCACCATTCATTTTTCTACCAATACCATCACCATTTCTTTCAGGATACATCCCTGAATCTACAAAGAATCCTTTTTCTACTGCTTCAAAATATCCACCTGCTTCAATTAATTCTTCTAAGAAAAGTACAGATCTTTCTTTTAATTCTCTCACCTTTTCAGGTAGATATCCTTCTTTTTTAAGTTCTACCATTTCTAGTAATCCATCAAGTCCCACAAGAGTTTGTTTTGCATTATCACAAGCTTCCATGTTATTAATGTGCCATGGAACGTTTCTTCCTTCATCAGGAGTAATCGTTGATTGAATATCCGCACTTGTAAGTTTAGATATCATCATATTTAAAACATGAGTTACAGTAGCTTCTCTTGATGAAGAGGTGATATATTTTGTATTTTGTTGGGCTCTCATTTTATAATCAGATAAGAAATCTCTAAGTGCCACAGCATATGGAAGGTCATATTTTGTACAAGGTACAGGAGATGCTGAAGGTGGTACTGTTGAAAGACAAATATTTTCTTTCTTCATCCCTACTTTATGTGAGAAAATAGAATTAATAGCATGCTGCACAATTAACTCTGGCATAACTTTCCAAGCATCTCTAGCAGTTGCATTGGCATTATGTGCACCATCAATTTGAGCTATATCTGCCCATGCCATTACTTTTTTAGACTCTGCAGCATCTATAAAAGATCTAATCATATTAATATTTCTATAAAGAACATTATACTGTGGATCCTGATGAGCACCATTTACTCCTTCTTCTGCAAACATAACCGCAACTTCTGGTCCTGCAACCCCACTAACATAAGAATGATAGTTTATAGGTCTTCCTACTTCTTCTTCGATTATATCTACAGCTTTTCTTTGTGCTCTAACTTGCTTTCTTGTAACAGGAATACCGCCAATTCCCTGTGGTGTCCCTTCAATCAATCCATCAAAATGAGATTGACCAGCTGTTCTGATTACCATTAAATGGTCTGAACCATGCCATGCAGCCATTCTCATTCTTCTAATATCATCTTCAAATCGACCTGAAGCAATCTCAGTAGTAATGGTTTCTTGTGGTTGAGGATCTAAATTATCAAAATATTGTACTGCAGCAGGAATTCCGATAGAATTTTTTAAAGATTTCGAACAATCATGATATACATGAGGTCCAATTTGAAGTTCATCTACCTTTTCTCTCCAAACCCATCCTCTTCTTTTTGGTCTATAGTTTTCGAGATCCTTTAAAATTTCTCTAATATCTAATTTTTCATTGATATCTAATTTTTTCATTATTCTACCCCTCCTTTAAAGATTGCTACAGCATCATCCCAATGCTTTCCATCAATCATTTCAAGACCAGCTTGTCTAAGAGGGATATTTTTCTCTTTAGAAATCCTATATACAATATGTCCTACGCCTTTTGCAATAAGACCTTGGTCTATTGCTCCTTGTACTAATGGTTTTGCTTCTAAGCTTGAAAAACCCATTCTTAAGAGTATTGAACGCTCTATTGATGGTGATGTATTCTTTTTAGCAAGTTCTAATAATGGTTCTACAGCTTTTTCTGCTAATTGCCAAAATCTTGTCTTTAATTCCTCATCAGAAAGATTGGCTAAATGTTTTCTTCTATCTTGAAAATCATCTTCTCTCTTTAAATATCCTTTCAAAACTTTTCCCCCATTCTTATTGAATTAATAGAATAAGCAAGAGACAATGAAAAATTAAAAATAAATTTTTCATCTTCTCTTACTTTTTTGATTATTCTATCACGCTAACTTCCTTTTCATTTAGAACTTCCTTTACAAATTCAACACTAGATTTTGTATCTTCCACTAAAAATTCTAAATCAGATTGATTAATTTCTTTTTTGCCATATGTGTCTATGCACTTATTGATATATGATCTTTTTAATTTATTTAGATTAATATCTTTTGCTTTAATCAATCTTGGATGTTCTGGTAATATAATGTTTTTACCTGGAATTTCTTCTTCTGGATTACCAAATCTTAGTTCTATGCCATTATCTCTTGCAAAAGATAATTGTGGTTGAATATGTTTTCCTGCTCCTGTATATTCTGTTTCTTGTACAACTACGATTTTGTCTTCATCTAACTCTTGTGCAATACTAAAAGCAGCAGCTAATGAAGTATTTCCAGCAGGTCCTCTTTCTATCCCTTCAATTTGTGCAAGGGTTTCTGTCATATAAAATACTTGACCTTGCGTAACGGTTACATATCTGTCTATATATCTAAGAGGACGGGCCGCTGACCTT is part of the Crassaminicella profunda genome and encodes:
- a CDS encoding glycosyltransferase family protein; amino-acid sequence: MSSRTKNENFKMKRNKLKVASILDKFSYECFKHEMQLISLDINDWENIIISKKPKMLLVESAWEGNNGKWTNKIANINTTNDKTLENLVCTCRKYNIPTVFWNKEDPLFFSYFIESAKLFDYVFTTEEACIEEYKKIIGHNNIYVLPFAAQPKIHNPINRGRISLGKVAFAGTWYKKFPERIKDMKMILKPAFKYNLHIYDRMHHCTKDDNYKFPTTYQSYIKGSLSYEQMIRTYKKYDVFLNVNLVKNSLTMFSRRIFELLASGINVISSYSQGIERMLPGIVKLCKSEEDVNKYLDILLNNKELRERLSIIGQREVFYKHTYEHRIETILEKAGLSYEKKEIPGISIITCTNRIDNIEKIFNNFQRQNYKKKELIIILNNNSMNLKQLENQAKSYNNVKVFQLDERKSLGKCLNFAIKHTSYGYISKFDDDNYYAPEFLGDLMNAFKYTNADVVGKYTYYAYLEGSNTLVVRFPNLENRYVDFLCGSAFIMKKKVWEEIKFTDTTVKTMAIFSKDCVSRGIRLYSTDRFNYVYSKQHSMNEYICEIDDDEFLRKCNIVMYTKNYVPHITV
- a CDS encoding nucleotide sugar dehydrogenase, encoding MKVYVFGLGHIGLPMTTWIALQDHQVTGIDINPQVVESIKNGTINIHEHYNNIHISKVAQNLITEKKLSVHTNYNRTNSEPSVFIITVGIAALNNGFQDISPIQNVLDTILPTLVDEDLLLFRTTMIPGTCDKLVLPQLQKLNKNIHLAYTPETILETRAFEEFQKNQRILAAIDDESYSIAESFLKSLSDTKIYRASTIKTAEMVKVVQNISRDVDIAFINELSEAASYLGVDIYELRALVNTHPRVELLKPGPGVGGYCLPNALRYLEEAFEDKTQVSISLMQKARRLNDNRPQKIVEIVKSALNDIGKDIEGSTIAIVGLAMKDYCADCRYSPALDIASLLVDDSAKVQGYDPLVPLTYPFQVDSFLSCIKNADCIVITAKQDHIAFDIEQICNNMNKLPVVVDTRNVFPNDPRIKLYRC
- a CDS encoding NAD-dependent epimerase/dehydratase family protein, whose translation is MSYKKVVAITGGAGVIGSHLVEFLLNLHYTVIVIDNLSSGTTANLPKSKNLHFFKKDIRDESIESIYKKYEPKTIFHLAAHYANELSIKEPIYDLNVNTIGTLVQLELAKKINVDRFVYASTSCVYAPSENPLTEDSPLSPHTPYGISKLAGEYYCNYFRKNFNLPITILRYFNSYGPKEASNFYRGVVPRFIERAHKGLNIIITGDGKEKRDFTYVKDTIKGTCLAAFQKNGENQILNIGTGHATTILDLSKHICNLSEKNIKIEYTNRRSWDETITRTADIKKAKHLLGFQAKYSLSQGLSETWNWYQSKV
- a CDS encoding DUF2334 domain-containing protein; translation: MKRALIRFEDVGPGGPYSTQEGLLKLKAMADYLNSEKVPFHISLISRFVNPVIWYDKSIEQISDPYITLFNNTLKCIDSCYGASLGMHGYTHQYFRSESAAGYEFYYSSCSQNCPPNDSPEALSDRDAFLNSYASSRMLQGYRAYQGSGLTLDWGYSTPHYSADEIQRCILESWSGIFFQPDPLNSTSRRISIRDTDMPFYRGVIYVPTPLAYVKASDPDVDIERICEEIKNYTEEDVAAFYYHPYLEFPFIEITPAGIVYDDNSYLKRLIRCFKEDGFTFVPLLSLVSFIPSGRITNFFPGKENVFFVGKCKDKMGLIIWQPNTGTWYYTTGNVENFPSRQVNNDIFSTNMVVSNWAVGDYWKPLIGDFNGDGNDDVVAWNPQNGDWQVALYDGLRLNPKASWLKPWAVGNYWVPLVGDFNGNGIDDLVVWNPNTGDWQVALSDGTKFNPKASWLKAWGVGDYLVPLVGDFNGDGIDDLVVWNPDTGDWQVALSDGTKFNPKASWLRTWAVGNYWTPLVGDFDGDGKTDILVVDVSRGDWQVALSTGSQFRPYGRVLQPWAADSEMQPFVADFNGDGKMGIIARHPTLRNGTLDGAASVIQKSLL
- a CDS encoding DUF3343 domain-containing protein; translated protein: MVYSHEKYLIVFSSNYHGYYIEQLFNRSEIKNTLRKAPRAIAKSCHSAIYIKEQDLDKALRLLRKSKISPQGVYEIIRIGSLFDYKKLQLK
- the orr gene encoding ornithine racemase Orr, yielding MNVCPRIEVNLSKIRHNTSVLKEVCDKKNIKLAGVTKVFCAIPKIAKAMVDGSIDMLADSRVENLKKLENIKIPKMLLRLPMISQAEDVVKYADMSLNSELQTIESLSKEAIKQSKVHNIVLMVDLGDLREGVWRSDVIHTVKEILKFKGIKLIGMGTNLTCYGGVIPSNENLGLLSELAETIEKEFGITLEIISGGNSSSLYLLEKEEMPKKINHLRLGEAIVLGRETAYGADIKDTYQDAFTFIAEIIELKEKPSVPIGEIGMDAFGNTPTFVDKGIRKRAILAVGRQDVSIDNLIPMDKNMEILGASSDHLIVDVTDAKKDLKVGDEIRFNVEYGALLQLITSEYIHKSIQ
- a CDS encoding GlmL-related ornithine degradation protein; the protein is MKIDILVAEIGSTTTVINAFSNIHTDRPKFLGQGQAPTSVLDGDVTIGLQGAIENLKINLNIDDLTYDEMIATSSAAGGLKMTVHGLVYDMTVRAAKEAALGAGGIIHRVTGGKLRKTDLKKIMEVKPNLILVAGGVDYGERDTALYNAELIGEMGIDTPIVYAGNIENKDEIIEIFKDQPNKLYVTENVYPKIDQLNVEPTRRVIQEVFEEHIIHAPGMSRVREMVNGPIIPTPGAVMLAAKLLKEEIGDLVVIDVGGATTDLHSVTEGSEQVNRILISPEPIAKRTVEGDLGVYVNMRNIVERLGVEEISKRMEISEEEVEELIKNHKPIPTEEIEKRFVEELTKEAVLTAVRRHAGKFRHLYGPGGKKTIAEGKDLTMVQYIVGTGGALTRLPNRVEIMKTIALNNKGDELFPKKEAEILVDNDYIMASLGVLSKRYPEAALSLMKQSLGID